A genomic stretch from Amycolatopsis sp. 195334CR includes:
- a CDS encoding SMI1/KNR4 family protein: MNTLTKLVERARGPLGAPVELDFGAGLPGELGALLSELNGFALFNYGVQVFHAGPSGLGPELGAWNAPDTWKDTYGDLADGLLCFAQDLFGVQFAIEQGRRVVTFDSETGERENVGPDLDSWAGWLLEQPDVRGVRSFATVWQDTHGALGHDERLLPVKPFVLGGEYEVDNLVVRDAVTAMRIRGQLARQLRDLPDGTPISFVIT; encoded by the coding sequence ATGAACACACTGACGAAACTGGTCGAGCGGGCCCGAGGGCCGCTCGGGGCACCGGTCGAGCTGGATTTCGGCGCCGGGCTGCCCGGTGAGCTCGGCGCGTTGTTGTCGGAGCTGAACGGGTTCGCGTTGTTCAACTACGGCGTCCAGGTTTTCCACGCCGGTCCTTCCGGGCTCGGGCCGGAACTCGGCGCCTGGAACGCCCCGGACACCTGGAAGGACACCTACGGCGACCTGGCCGATGGGCTGCTGTGCTTCGCGCAGGACCTGTTCGGCGTCCAGTTCGCCATTGAGCAGGGGCGGCGGGTCGTCACCTTCGACTCGGAAACGGGCGAGCGCGAGAACGTCGGCCCGGACCTCGACAGCTGGGCAGGCTGGTTGCTCGAGCAGCCGGATGTGCGCGGCGTGCGGTCGTTCGCCACGGTTTGGCAGGACACGCACGGCGCGCTCGGCCACGACGAACGACTGTTGCCGGTCAAGCCGTTCGTGCTCGGCGGCGAGTACGAAGTGGACAACCTCGTCGTCCGCGACGCGGTGACCGCGATGCGGATCCGCGGTCAGCTCGCCCGGCAGCTGCGGGATCTGCCTGACGGCACCCCGATTTCGTTCGTCATCACCTGA
- a CDS encoding NucA/NucB deoxyribonuclease domain-containing protein, which yields MHQTADELKKVGEKSDATTENNTRARTAIAADWTGAPAEEADRRAADLAEDGNEVGRLAKAGAEAAGKSAQHVDQARADDEQVLTEGEGDWNLARTLLADGERQVAETNLTESTANATRQNHATAAAGIRQAWEGVFDEGGEMIDDAGDAVKDAGDQADAAISAAGEAAADGVSDALESAGELVGGPVGRALGEGIGDTIGNNLDTTGELVGEAVDGVLGTVGTGLETLGGVSDAIGDGIRDGDPLSIPGEVGAEYGEGVGETVEHLLETRDDMVDSVVDGVADGAANLGETSVEVAAGALDQATEALRDAGDGAVDSALYVGESADDLIDGAGARLGDAVEALGFASAGQTVTGLADAAGDAVAEGTLAHGAGVRNSIYDAAQGLDGKDWARTVYISHERYPASAQHIDEAQRGTVWSGDVSRQARSGLGSVFEVDRDGAAGRRAAALGSLPSSSEYDRDEYPPAVAKTEGEKSVKNVPFSDNRGAGSSMGNQINGRDGSIRRQLEGSGLPFFGDGRVDDGDQIELRTFR from the coding sequence ATGCACCAGACGGCCGACGAGCTGAAAAAGGTCGGCGAGAAGTCCGACGCCACCACCGAAAACAACACCCGGGCGCGGACCGCCATCGCGGCGGACTGGACCGGCGCGCCCGCCGAGGAGGCAGACCGGCGGGCGGCCGACTTGGCCGAGGACGGCAACGAGGTCGGCCGGCTGGCGAAAGCGGGCGCCGAGGCCGCCGGCAAGAGCGCGCAGCACGTCGACCAGGCCAGAGCCGACGACGAGCAGGTGCTCACAGAGGGCGAGGGCGACTGGAACCTGGCTCGCACCTTGCTGGCCGACGGGGAAAGACAGGTCGCCGAGACCAACCTCACCGAGTCGACCGCGAACGCCACCCGGCAGAACCACGCCACCGCCGCGGCGGGGATCCGGCAAGCCTGGGAAGGGGTGTTCGACGAAGGCGGAGAGATGATCGACGATGCCGGTGACGCCGTCAAGGACGCCGGCGACCAGGCGGACGCCGCGATCAGCGCCGCCGGCGAGGCCGCGGCCGACGGCGTCAGCGACGCGCTGGAATCCGCGGGTGAACTGGTGGGCGGCCCGGTCGGCCGGGCGCTGGGGGAAGGGATCGGCGACACCATCGGCAACAACTTGGACACGACCGGGGAGTTGGTGGGCGAGGCCGTGGACGGCGTTCTCGGCACGGTCGGCACCGGCCTGGAAACGCTCGGCGGGGTCTCCGACGCGATCGGCGACGGCATCCGCGACGGCGACCCCCTGAGCATTCCGGGGGAAGTGGGTGCGGAGTACGGGGAAGGTGTCGGCGAAACCGTCGAACACTTGCTGGAAACCCGCGACGACATGGTCGACAGCGTCGTCGACGGTGTGGCCGACGGCGCCGCGAATCTGGGCGAGACCTCGGTCGAAGTCGCGGCGGGCGCGCTCGACCAAGCGACGGAGGCACTGCGCGACGCGGGCGACGGTGCCGTGGATTCCGCTTTGTACGTCGGCGAAAGCGCCGACGACCTCATCGACGGTGCTGGAGCCAGGCTCGGCGACGCCGTCGAAGCGCTGGGATTCGCGTCGGCGGGGCAGACCGTCACCGGCTTGGCCGATGCGGCCGGTGACGCCGTCGCCGAGGGAACGCTGGCGCACGGCGCGGGGGTGCGGAACAGCATCTACGACGCCGCGCAGGGCCTGGATGGCAAAGACTGGGCGCGGACCGTCTACATCTCACACGAACGCTACCCGGCGTCCGCGCAGCACATTGACGAGGCCCAGCGTGGAACCGTCTGGAGTGGTGATGTTTCCCGGCAGGCCCGGTCCGGGCTGGGAAGTGTTTTCGAGGTCGATCGTGATGGTGCCGCCGGGCGTCGTGCGGCTGCTCTCGGGTCGCTCCCGTCGAGCTCGGAATACGATCGCGACGAGTATCCGCCCGCGGTCGCGAAAACGGAGGGGGAGAAGAGCGTGAAGAACGTGCCGTTCTCCGACAACCGCGGCGCGGGATCGTCTATGGGCAACCAGATCAACGGGCGGGACGGCTCCATCCGACGCCAGCTCGAAGGGAGCGGCCTGCCGTTCTTCGGTGACGGCCGCGTCGACGACGGCGACCAGATCGAATTGAGGACCTTCCGATGA
- the mycP gene encoding type VII secretion-associated serine protease mycosin has product MTGNRLAAAVVVAAALTVHPGVAPAAPPPGACGDVDPASPEVTEVPWAQRTLDTKAVHEHGTGAGVVVAVVDSGVDADHPQLRGKVQPSQDFFLVGDLPGNFDCVSHGTGIASIVAAAPAPGTGFTGLAPDASILPVRISESDTTDGAAQAIDPEVLARGIWYAVDQGADVINLSVAGGLDNVYVRDAVRYAVGKDVVVVAAAGNAQQGTAPGPASYPAGYDGVLGVGAVDMTGTRLPSSQIGPQVDLVAPGAGVLSAARAGGHQYRDGTSFAAPFVSATAALVRAARPELSAPEVVQRILATASPAPGGRDSAAYGAGLVNPYRALTDGLVTTGPAAVPAVRRPVPDPAEVRLAEWWDDSTSTAWTIAILTGAVAALGAITALVLVRGRRGGWQPRRAVLPPAEPPRDELPDEMFVVPPPPVER; this is encoded by the coding sequence ATGACCGGCAACAGGCTGGCGGCGGCGGTCGTGGTCGCGGCCGCCCTGACCGTCCACCCCGGCGTGGCGCCTGCGGCACCGCCGCCCGGCGCCTGCGGCGACGTCGACCCGGCGAGCCCCGAGGTCACCGAGGTGCCCTGGGCGCAGCGAACGCTGGACACCAAGGCCGTGCACGAGCACGGCACCGGCGCCGGGGTGGTGGTCGCCGTGGTCGACTCCGGGGTGGACGCCGACCACCCGCAGTTGCGCGGGAAGGTCCAGCCCAGCCAGGACTTCTTCCTCGTCGGCGACCTCCCCGGCAACTTCGACTGCGTCTCGCACGGCACCGGGATCGCCAGCATCGTCGCGGCGGCACCGGCTCCCGGCACCGGGTTCACCGGCCTGGCGCCGGACGCCTCGATCCTGCCGGTCCGGATCAGCGAGAGCGACACGACCGACGGCGCGGCTCAAGCGATCGACCCCGAGGTGCTGGCCAGGGGCATCTGGTACGCGGTCGACCAGGGCGCCGACGTCATCAACCTCTCCGTCGCGGGTGGACTCGACAACGTCTACGTGCGCGACGCGGTCCGGTACGCGGTGGGGAAGGACGTGGTCGTGGTGGCCGCCGCGGGCAACGCCCAGCAGGGCACCGCGCCCGGCCCGGCGAGCTATCCGGCCGGCTACGACGGCGTGCTGGGGGTCGGTGCCGTGGACATGACCGGCACCCGCCTGCCCAGCTCGCAGATCGGCCCGCAGGTGGACCTCGTGGCCCCGGGCGCCGGCGTGCTCAGCGCCGCGCGCGCGGGCGGACACCAGTACCGCGACGGCACCAGCTTCGCGGCACCGTTCGTGTCGGCGACCGCGGCACTGGTGCGCGCGGCCCGGCCGGAACTGTCCGCTCCCGAAGTCGTGCAACGGATCCTCGCCACCGCGAGCCCGGCGCCGGGCGGCCGGGACAGCGCCGCCTACGGGGCCGGTCTGGTCAACCCGTACCGGGCGCTGACCGACGGCCTGGTGACCACCGGCCCGGCCGCCGTGCCCGCGGTGCGGCGTCCCGTGCCCGATCCCGCGGAGGTGCGCCTCGCCGAGTGGTGGGACGACAGCACTTCGACGGCGTGGACCATCGCGATCCTCACCGGTGCCGTGGCCGCACTGGGCGCGATCACCGCGCTCGTGCTGGTCCGGGGGCGGCGCGGCGGCTGGCAGCCCCGCCGGGCCGTCCTGCCTCCCGCCGAGCCCCCGCGCGACGAACTGCCGGACGAGATGTTCGTGGTACCGCCACCGCCGGTGGAACGCTGA
- a CDS encoding YbaB/EbfC family nucleoid-associated protein, producing MIQPMIDPAARKADYERLRDDLLEIRDKIADIEATADSPDGLVSATVVGRGELSELYLDPRIYRTHDSKALAGSIVDTIREAVARSQEQLFEITRRYLPPTAKLEDTDVHTGPFLHQLDRKIKGEF from the coding sequence ATGATCCAGCCGATGATCGACCCGGCCGCGCGCAAGGCGGACTACGAACGGCTGCGCGACGACCTGCTCGAGATCAGGGACAAGATCGCCGACATCGAGGCGACCGCCGACTCGCCCGACGGCCTGGTCAGCGCCACCGTGGTCGGGCGCGGCGAGCTGAGCGAGCTGTACCTCGACCCGAGGATCTACCGGACGCACGACTCGAAGGCGCTCGCCGGGTCCATTGTGGACACCATCAGGGAGGCGGTGGCGCGCTCGCAGGAGCAGCTGTTCGAGATCACCCGCCGGTACCTGCCGCCCACCGCGAAGCTCGAGGACACCGACGTGCACACCGGTCCCTTCCTGCACCAGCTCGACCGGAAGATCAAGGGGGAGTTCTGA
- a CDS encoding alpha/beta hydrolase → MAEDSGGGAAPAPSAPAEPAPAEPAAPKAEESAPPAEKAAPAGESTPESSTKDAAEGGGPASSEKAAAPDERAEPQERTSGDDGGKSELEQAIQGQVQDVTPPERLRAVGDQAREVSGTATAARDDGEQAANAVKQAWNDPAGEATRNRADSVTAEADTLGKDATVVAEYADAAAGEVGDGIERRKSVVRSNDDAYLQSHLLPDADREVARGQIEAVTVRDVNREDEITAANIRSLEAGQGSQLPQPPEGATREDIERHWNDLAEKQPELVGNQDGVPAVARDKANDILLGRERDALTAERDRIAAERDQLLRSPRTDREYGELTNEIQDLDGKIEALDKLQTRLEGPTPDGNRYYLLGIDGDDDGKFIVANGDPDRSENVATFVPGMMTDLDSFESVLKTTDDIAKEARASGESVSSIAWFDYDAPDWFTDAASTSYAENAKGDLAAFQQGLRESHDGAPSHNTLIGHSYGSTVAGTTARDYRDLPIDDFISVSSPGLGVNHASELNLPPGRVWATESNNDFIADLGSTGLGHGADPTGEHFGSERFRTDPGPPQDADYSDTGSHDRYIRGDVPNPGQRNIGDIVAGNRPSEQ, encoded by the coding sequence ATGGCAGAGGACTCGGGTGGCGGCGCGGCACCGGCCCCTTCCGCGCCCGCCGAGCCGGCGCCCGCCGAGCCGGCCGCCCCGAAGGCGGAGGAATCCGCTCCCCCAGCGGAAAAGGCCGCACCCGCGGGTGAAAGCACCCCTGAGTCGTCCACAAAGGACGCGGCCGAAGGCGGCGGCCCGGCGTCGTCGGAGAAAGCAGCCGCTCCCGATGAGCGCGCCGAACCCCAGGAGCGAACCTCCGGTGACGACGGCGGCAAGAGCGAGCTCGAACAGGCGATACAGGGGCAGGTCCAGGACGTGACCCCGCCGGAGCGGTTGCGAGCGGTCGGTGACCAGGCGCGCGAGGTCAGCGGAACGGCCACCGCGGCTCGCGACGACGGCGAGCAGGCCGCGAACGCCGTCAAACAGGCCTGGAACGACCCCGCGGGCGAGGCGACGCGGAACCGCGCCGACTCGGTGACCGCCGAGGCCGACACCCTCGGCAAAGACGCCACGGTGGTGGCCGAGTACGCGGACGCGGCGGCCGGCGAGGTCGGCGACGGCATCGAGCGCAGGAAGTCGGTCGTCCGATCGAACGACGACGCTTACCTGCAGTCTCACCTGCTTCCCGACGCGGACCGGGAAGTCGCCAGGGGGCAGATCGAGGCCGTCACGGTGCGCGACGTCAACCGCGAGGACGAGATCACCGCAGCCAACATCCGGAGCCTCGAGGCCGGGCAAGGTTCCCAGTTGCCCCAGCCGCCCGAGGGCGCGACCCGGGAGGACATCGAACGGCACTGGAACGACCTCGCCGAGAAGCAGCCGGAACTCGTCGGCAACCAGGACGGCGTACCGGCGGTCGCCCGCGACAAGGCCAACGACATCTTGCTCGGCCGGGAACGCGACGCGCTCACCGCCGAACGCGATCGGATCGCGGCCGAACGCGACCAGCTGCTCCGGAGTCCGCGAACCGATCGCGAGTACGGCGAGCTGACCAACGAGATCCAGGACCTCGACGGCAAGATCGAAGCACTCGACAAACTCCAGACGCGCTTGGAAGGCCCGACTCCCGATGGGAACCGGTACTACCTCCTCGGGATCGACGGGGACGACGACGGGAAGTTCATCGTGGCGAACGGGGATCCGGACCGCTCCGAGAACGTCGCGACCTTCGTCCCCGGCATGATGACAGACCTGGACAGCTTCGAGTCGGTGCTCAAGACCACTGACGACATCGCCAAGGAGGCCCGGGCGTCCGGGGAGTCGGTCTCGAGCATCGCGTGGTTCGACTACGACGCACCGGACTGGTTTACGGACGCGGCGTCGACCTCCTACGCGGAGAACGCCAAGGGCGACCTGGCCGCCTTCCAGCAAGGCCTGCGCGAGAGCCACGACGGCGCGCCGTCGCACAACACGCTCATCGGGCACAGCTACGGCAGCACCGTCGCCGGAACCACCGCACGCGACTACCGGGACCTGCCGATCGACGACTTCATCTCGGTCAGCAGTCCCGGACTCGGCGTCAACCACGCGTCGGAACTCAACCTGCCCCCTGGCCGGGTGTGGGCCACTGAGTCCAACAACGACTTCATCGCCGACCTCGGCTCGACCGGCTTGGGCCACGGCGCCGATCCCACCGGCGAGCACTTCGGCAGCGAGCGCTTCCGCACCGACCCGGGCCCACCGCAGGACGCCGACTACTCGGACACCGGTTCCCACGACCGGTACATCCGCGGTGATGTGCCCAATCCGGGCCAGCGGAACATCGGCGACATCGTGGCGGGCAACCGGCCGAGCGAGCAGTAA
- the eccCa gene encoding type VII secretion protein EccCa, protein MATVVVRRPVRRPAPEQPSGELILDAPPEIPQPGGRQWTQVLMVIPMIAMMAAMMLLFSGSFGAGNGVLRLVVMGLFGVGMLGMVGVALLNSGGPSKREMGQERRGYLRHLGQQRLRLTRAIHKQRDAMVYLHPEPAALLSLVASYRLWERRPVDADFGVARIGTGEQRPAMTLVPPDAKPLEQLEPLSALALRRFLTTYTAIPGLPLAMAVNGFSRIYVRGDRSRSTALVRAVLSQLASLQSPDDLRIAACTSASAQADWEWLKWLPHAQHPERSDAVGPLRLVAGSIVSIEAMIDDLLGERPRFDLAVDSRTAMPHVVVVLDGGSTAGSDTLMAEGGLEGVTVIDLRTAPPRALDPATIVLHVGEDGTLASQTLDGTVELGWADALDVPAAEGIARQLAPLRASAGGRGEQPLSTDLDLAELLEIGDPYTFDPGETWVQRPTRDRLRVRFGIRTDGTPVELDLKESAQDGMGPHGLLIGATGSGKSELLRTIVLALAVAHPPNSLNFALVDFKGGATFATLDKLPHTSAVITNLADELPLVDRMTDAITGELLRRQELLRAAGNFTSLREYERARATGAPLPEVPTLLVICDEFSELLSAKPDFIDMFVQIGRVGRALGVHLLLASQRLEEGRLRGLETHLSYRIGLRTFSDLESRTVLGVGDAFKLPRAPGHGFLKTDDKSMVRFRSAYVSGTHHARETGPLDAGDDGELELLDYSTRYLAPALDAEETEPAPDEEAVGESLLDIIVERMRGRGAPAHQVWLPPLDSSPTLDSLLPNLVAHEERGFGSTHERLAGALRAVVGILDRPLDQRRDPLVLNLSGSAGHVLVIGGPQSGKSTALRSIITSLALTHTPREAQFYCLDFGGGALGSIRGLPHVGVVAGRQNPGAVRRTIAEVRTLIAQRERVFAAREIDGMPAYRRLVREGGGPDEDPWGDVFLVIDGWATLRSEFDDLEAVVADIAARGLSYGVHVVVSAARMFDLRMNIRDLFGSKLELRIGDPVDSMVDRASAIKVPEDAPGRGVTMSKHQLLVALPRIDGVEDPAGLADGVRELVDTVAAAWPGPPAPAVRLLPAQLPYAKLSRAHDAATHKLAVGIAEDDFGAVRLDFGADAHLLLFGDTESGKTTFLRTVARAITDTYEPRGARVIIIDHRRGLLGDVTSEHLIGYGTDRESTSRLMMMVAEEMTARLPGPNLTPDQLRDRSWWQGPELYLLIDDYDLVVSQLDNPFLPLLDFLPQGRDIGMHVVLARRTGGASRALFEPFISRLRDVGSPGLLMSGDKEEGPLLGGLKPEPLPPGRAWLVGRRHAARLVQLGWLAKDDGSDHG, encoded by the coding sequence ATGGCGACGGTCGTGGTGCGCAGGCCGGTTCGGCGGCCCGCCCCGGAACAGCCCTCCGGTGAGCTGATCCTCGACGCTCCACCGGAGATTCCGCAGCCGGGCGGGCGGCAGTGGACGCAGGTCCTCATGGTGATCCCGATGATCGCCATGATGGCCGCGATGATGCTCCTGTTCTCCGGCAGTTTCGGCGCGGGCAACGGCGTTCTGCGCCTGGTCGTGATGGGCTTGTTCGGCGTCGGCATGCTGGGCATGGTCGGCGTGGCGCTGCTCAACTCCGGCGGCCCGAGCAAACGGGAAATGGGCCAGGAACGGCGCGGGTACCTCCGCCACCTCGGTCAGCAGCGGCTCCGGCTGACCCGCGCCATCCACAAGCAGCGCGACGCCATGGTCTACCTGCACCCCGAACCGGCCGCGCTGCTGTCCCTCGTGGCGAGTTACCGGCTGTGGGAACGCCGCCCGGTGGACGCCGACTTCGGGGTGGCCCGCATCGGCACCGGCGAGCAGCGGCCCGCGATGACCCTCGTCCCGCCGGACGCCAAGCCGCTGGAACAGCTGGAACCGTTGTCCGCGCTCGCGTTGCGGCGGTTCCTCACCACCTACACCGCCATTCCCGGGCTGCCGCTCGCCATGGCCGTCAACGGGTTCAGCCGGATCTACGTCCGCGGCGACCGGTCCCGCTCGACCGCGCTGGTGCGCGCGGTGCTCAGCCAGCTCGCTTCCCTGCAGTCACCGGACGACCTGCGGATCGCGGCCTGCACCTCGGCGTCCGCCCAGGCGGACTGGGAATGGCTCAAGTGGCTGCCGCACGCCCAGCACCCCGAACGGTCCGACGCCGTGGGGCCACTGCGGCTGGTGGCGGGCTCGATCGTGTCGATCGAGGCGATGATCGACGACCTGCTCGGCGAGCGGCCCCGGTTCGACCTCGCGGTGGACAGCAGGACGGCCATGCCGCACGTGGTCGTGGTGCTGGACGGCGGATCGACCGCCGGCTCGGACACGCTGATGGCCGAGGGCGGGCTGGAGGGCGTCACGGTCATCGACCTGCGCACCGCACCGCCGCGCGCGCTCGACCCGGCGACCATCGTGCTGCACGTGGGCGAGGACGGCACACTGGCCAGCCAGACCCTGGACGGCACGGTCGAACTCGGCTGGGCGGACGCGCTGGACGTGCCCGCCGCCGAGGGCATCGCCCGGCAGCTCGCGCCGCTGCGGGCCAGCGCGGGCGGGCGCGGCGAGCAACCGCTGAGCACCGACCTCGACCTGGCCGAGTTGCTGGAGATCGGCGACCCGTACACCTTCGACCCCGGCGAGACCTGGGTGCAGCGGCCGACCAGGGACCGGCTGCGGGTCCGGTTCGGCATCCGCACCGACGGCACGCCGGTGGAGCTGGACCTCAAGGAGTCGGCGCAGGACGGGATGGGGCCGCACGGCCTGCTCATCGGCGCCACCGGCTCCGGCAAGAGCGAACTGCTGCGCACGATCGTGCTGGCGCTGGCGGTGGCCCACCCGCCGAACTCGCTGAACTTCGCCCTGGTCGACTTCAAGGGCGGCGCCACCTTCGCCACCTTGGACAAGCTGCCGCACACCAGCGCGGTGATCACCAACCTCGCCGACGAACTGCCCCTCGTGGACCGGATGACCGACGCGATCACCGGGGAACTGCTGCGCAGGCAGGAATTGTTAAGGGCGGCGGGCAACTTCACCTCGCTGCGCGAGTACGAGCGCGCCCGCGCGACCGGTGCCCCGCTGCCGGAAGTGCCTACGCTGCTGGTGATCTGCGACGAGTTCAGCGAACTGCTCTCGGCCAAGCCCGACTTCATCGACATGTTCGTGCAGATCGGCCGGGTCGGCCGCGCGCTCGGCGTGCATCTGCTGCTGGCGAGCCAGCGGCTCGAGGAAGGACGGTTGCGGGGCCTGGAAACCCATCTGTCGTACCGCATCGGGCTGCGCACGTTCTCCGATCTGGAGAGCCGGACGGTGCTGGGCGTCGGTGACGCGTTCAAGCTTCCCCGCGCGCCGGGCCACGGCTTCCTCAAGACCGACGACAAGTCCATGGTGCGGTTCCGCTCGGCCTACGTCTCCGGCACGCATCACGCGCGGGAGACGGGCCCGCTGGACGCCGGGGACGACGGCGAACTGGAGTTGCTGGACTACTCGACGCGGTACCTGGCACCCGCGCTCGACGCCGAGGAAACCGAGCCCGCACCGGACGAGGAAGCGGTGGGCGAGAGCCTGCTGGACATCATCGTCGAGCGGATGCGCGGCCGGGGCGCGCCCGCCCACCAGGTGTGGTTGCCGCCGCTGGATTCCTCTCCCACGCTCGACTCGTTGCTGCCGAACCTCGTCGCCCACGAAGAGCGCGGCTTCGGCAGCACGCACGAACGGCTGGCCGGCGCGTTGCGGGCCGTCGTCGGAATCCTGGACCGGCCGCTGGACCAGCGGCGCGACCCGCTGGTGCTGAACCTGTCCGGCTCGGCGGGGCACGTGCTGGTGATCGGCGGGCCGCAGTCCGGCAAGAGCACGGCGCTGCGCTCGATCATCACCAGCCTCGCGCTCACCCACACCCCGCGTGAGGCGCAGTTCTACTGCCTCGACTTCGGCGGTGGCGCACTGGGTTCGATCCGCGGCCTCCCGCACGTCGGCGTGGTCGCGGGCAGGCAGAACCCGGGCGCGGTGCGGCGCACGATCGCCGAGGTGCGCACGCTGATCGCGCAGCGGGAACGGGTTTTCGCCGCGCGGGAGATCGACGGGATGCCCGCTTACCGGCGGCTGGTGCGGGAAGGCGGCGGTCCCGACGAGGATCCGTGGGGCGACGTGTTCCTCGTCATCGACGGCTGGGCCACCCTGCGGAGCGAGTTCGACGACCTGGAGGCGGTGGTGGCCGACATCGCCGCGCGCGGCCTTTCCTACGGCGTGCACGTGGTGGTGTCCGCCGCGCGCATGTTCGACCTGCGGATGAACATCAGGGACCTGTTCGGCAGCAAGCTGGAACTGCGGATCGGCGACCCGGTGGACAGCATGGTGGACCGGGCGTCGGCGATCAAGGTGCCCGAGGACGCGCCCGGCCGCGGCGTGACGATGAGCAAGCACCAGCTGCTGGTCGCGCTGCCCAGGATCGACGGCGTCGAGGACCCGGCCGGACTCGCCGACGGGGTGCGCGAGCTGGTCGACACCGTGGCCGCGGCCTGGCCGGGCCCGCCCGCGCCCGCCGTGCGGCTGCTGCCGGCGCAACTGCCCTACGCGAAGCTGTCCCGCGCCCACGACGCCGCCACGCACAAGCTGGCCGTCGGCATCGCGGAGGACGACTTCGGCGCGGTCCGGCTGGACTTCGGCGCCGACGCACACCTGTTGTTGTTCGGGGACACCGAATCCGGCAAGACCACCTTCCTGCGGACGGTGGCCAGGGCGATCACCGACACCTACGAGCCGCGAGGGGCCAGGGTGATCATCATCGACCACCGGCGCGGCCTGCTCGGCGACGTCACCTCGGAGCACCTCATCGGCTACGGCACCGACCGGGAGTCGACCAGCCGGCTGATGATGATGGTGGCCGAGGAGATGACGGCGCGGCTGCCCGGGCCCAACCTCACCCCGGACCAGCTGCGCGACCGCAGCTGGTGGCAGGGGCCGGAACTGTACCTGCTGATCGACGACTACGACCTCGTGGTCAGCCAGCTGGACAACCCGTTCCTGCCGTTGCTGGACTTCCTGCCGCAGGGCCGGGACATCGGCATGCACGTGGTGCTCGCCCGCCGCACCGGGGGCGCGAGCAGGGCGTTGTTCGAACCCTTCATCTCCCGGCTGCGCGACGTCGGCTCACCCGGCCTGCTGATGTCCGGGGACAAGGAGGAGGGCCCGCTCCTGGGCGGGTTGAAACCGGAACCGCTACCGCCGGGCCGGGCGTGGCTGGTCGGCAGGCGGCACGCCGCACGGCTGGTCCAGCTCGGCTGGCTGGCCAAGGACGACGGGAGTGACCATGGGTGA